In the genome of Litoribacterium kuwaitense, one region contains:
- a CDS encoding helix-turn-helix domain-containing protein, whose amino-acid sequence MLVNKAYKFRIYPNKEQEILIAKTIG is encoded by the coding sequence ATGTTGGTCAACAAAGCATACAAATTTCGTATTTACCCAAACAAAGAACAAGAAATCTTAATCGCAAAGACGATTGGTTG